One Streptosporangium becharense genomic window, GACCCGATGGACGCCGACGACGTCAGGGCCGCGGTCCGCCGGATCATCTCCGCCTGACCCTCCCGCGGGCCGCCCCGGCTCCTCCCGTGCCGCATCGCCGGGCGGAACACGCGGCCGAAGGGCCGGTACGCTCTGCGGGTCAGGCGGACGATCGGGGGGTTCGGCGTGGAGATGGCACAGATCGTCCTGCTGCTCGTGGCGGCGGCCGGGGCGGGATGGGTCGACGCCGTGGTCGGCGGGGGAGGGTTGCTCCAGCTTCCCGCGCTCCTGGTGGCCGGGGTCCCGCCGGTCCAGGCGCTGGCCACCAACAAGCTCGCCTCCCTGGTCGGCACCGCCTCGGCCGCCGTCGCCTACGCCAGGACCACCAAGATCGACGCCTCGGTGGCGATCCCGGCGGGGCTGGGTGCGGTGGTCTTCGCCGGGCTCGGCGCGGCCTGCGCCGCGGCGATCTCCCGGGACGCGTTGCTCCCGCTCGTCATGGCCGCCCTGCTGGGGGTCGGGCTGTTCGTCACCCTCCGGCCGGGCCTGGGCGCCCTGCCCCATCCGCACCCGCGCACCGGTGCCCGGCTGGCGGCGGCGATCGCCGTCACCGGCGGCGGCGTCGCCTTCTACGACGGCATCCTGGGGCCGGGCACCGGGACCTTCCTCATCATCGCGTTCACCGTGATCCTCGGGCTGGACTTCGTCGCGGGCTCCGCCCACGCGAAAATCGTGAACGGGTGCACGAATCTGGGGGCCCTGCTGGTCTTCGGCTACCAGGGGCACGTGCTGTGGTGGCTCGGCCTGGCCATGGCCGTCTTCAACGTCGCCGGAGCCCAGCTGGGCGCCCGGATGGCCCTGCGCCGGGGCGCCGCCTTCGTGCGGATCGTGCTGCTGTGCGTGGTCGTCGTGATGGTGGCCAAGCTGGGGTACGAGCGGTTCCTCGCCTAGAGTGAATCTACTTTGTAAAGGGGTGCGGTGCGGAGCGTACCCGCCGCCACCGCCACGAACAGGGCCAGCAACGCGGGAACGGCCAGAGCCCGGGGCAGGCCCAACAGCTCCGCGACGCCGCCGATCAGGACGGGCCCGGCCAGGAAGCCCGCGTAGCCCAGACTGGCCACCCGGGCCAGTGCCCGCCCGGCGCGGGCCGGATCGCGCCGGCCGGCCGCGGAGAAGACCTGCGGGACGATGCATGACAGGCCCGCGCCGAAGCAGCCGAAGCCGACCACCGCGGCGATCTCATGACCGGCCGGCAGCGCCAGGCCGAGGCCGCTCGCGGCCAGCGCGGCGCACGCCCGCACCAGGGTCACCGGGCCGATCCGGGCGGCGAGCCGGTCTCCGAT contains:
- a CDS encoding TSUP family transporter; this translates as MAQIVLLLVAAAGAGWVDAVVGGGGLLQLPALLVAGVPPVQALATNKLASLVGTASAAVAYARTTKIDASVAIPAGLGAVVFAGLGAACAAAISRDALLPLVMAALLGVGLFVTLRPGLGALPHPHPRTGARLAAAIAVTGGGVAFYDGILGPGTGTFLIIAFTVILGLDFVAGSAHAKIVNGCTNLGALLVFGYQGHVLWWLGLAMAVFNVAGAQLGARMALRRGAAFVRIVLLCVVVVMVAKLGYERFLA